Below is a window of Raphanus sativus cultivar WK10039 unplaced genomic scaffold, ASM80110v3 Scaffold0196, whole genome shotgun sequence DNA.
TATATGCTCCTtgttgaatttaaaataaataggtattatgatttttatttcgACAGCAAGAAGAACCAACAGAAGAGAGTTGTTGAGCAAGTGAAAGAAGAAAATCTGTTGTCGGACGCATGGGCGTGGCGTAAATACGGGCAGAAACCCATCAAAGGATCTCCTTACCCAAGGTCTTAAACTAATCCCGGTTTAGTTTGATCTTATTCTTACTCATAACATAACCAAACATAACCGGTTTAATTAACTTAATCTCTCGAATTTTGGTTTCCTTTCTTCAGGAGTTATTACAGGTGTAGCAGCTCAAAGGGGTGTCTAGCAAGAAAACAAGTTGAGAGAAATCCTCAGAACCAGGAAAAGTTCACCATAACGTATACGAACGAGCACAATCATGAGCTACCAACCCGGAGAAACTCATTAGCCGGTTCAACTCGAGCCAAATCTTCCCAACCCAAACCGTCTCTGACCAAGAAAACCGGAAAGCAAGTGGTTTCTTCTCCCACAAGCAACCCCATGATCACATCTACTGATGAATCTTCCGTTGCGGTTCAAGACATGGGGATTTCAGAAATGAGTCCCTACCAAGCAACCGAAGTTATAGAAGGCATGAATACCAGTTTGCCATCGGATTTGTTATCTGGAATCGGAAATTTTCCAAGCTTTACTGGTGACTTCGATGAACTATTGAATAGTCAAGAGTTCCTCAATGGGTACTTATGGAATTATTAGAGAACGTTAGGTGTGTATGAATATATAGTCAAACTTATATTATAGTTGCATTGCGGCCTTTGAGAGAAATGTGTAAATGTCTAATCTCTATAGGAGATTAGAGCGTCGTAGTTTTCGTCTCGTTTCCAGCTTGACTTTTGAATTGAATCTAATAAAATTCGTTCTTCTTTTCTCGTCATATGAATTCTAAGACAATCCATTTTATCCAAGTTCTTACActtaaattacaaatataattctAGGACTAAGTCTACATTTGTCACTGTTTTAACTAAGAGTCCGCCTAAACATTAGACGTAGGCTACAAATGGAAGTGTCTTCTGGACGGTCTAGACAGGCATTCTAAAAGATCTATTATGCATTATAGTCACCAATGTACTGTGCAACTCACCCACTCAGCCGCATTTAAGGAGTCAAATGAATGTGAAAACTATTTCTCTAAATAATTATTGGCGGCGaatttatatattcaaataaatggTCAGCTATTGTTCGAAATAGAAGCGTGATCTTAATGATTTTgtgcaaaattttaataaagctaaatgttattttagtttatttttaagtCAGATAGTAAATTAGTCTAAGCgagtatatatagagatattTGATTCTAGTATAAGATAAATGACATACTATATTCGTTAATACAGCAACTACTAATCAACATATCTagaatgttataaatatttaaaattaaagttatagTCTTGAGACCATTTAATTCACATGAATGGTATCATCATAAAACGATCTTGGCCCgcaactatttttttatttgtcaaaaaaataatatccatATACATTTGAAATCAGATATTTAAGCTATATACAATGATATATGTGTTTGTCCATATATTTTTGAAGCAAATGATACATCCcctgattaaatattaaaatttgttgtCTAATAGTTGTTGTGatattcttattttatttggtttgtgCACATCTAAAGAGTGAGTTTGTCTGGTAGAATTGTTCCCGGTGCTCTAGTTAGACTTCTGGCAAATCAGAGCTGCAACGGGCCCAATAAAGGCGGCGTTGATGTAAGTTGTGGGCTCTGCATGGGAGTAATCTGTCTTTTTATCGCTATAGTGATCTGACGAGTCCGGTCCGCCAACAATTGCGCCGGTATGCATATTCGGGTTTGGTTGATCAATATTGTAGTATGAATATCCTCCCTTGCAGTCAATTTTGTCCGGCTTAGATTTGATTGACGGTAAAGATGAGGCTCTATGATGAGGCTGTGTTGGGCACTTGTTCCCAAATCCCACCATGTAAGACATTTTCTTTGGATTATTTCCAAGAATGTAATCAACCTGGAAATAAACCGCCCGGTTAAGAAAATGGGATGGTGCACAAACTAGTGTAGCATTGTAGCTTATTTTATTACCTGTGATTTGGCGAAATCATGAATTTGTGATACTGTGAACTTGGTTGAACCACACTGGATTGAACTGACCCGGGCTCGAGTTAGAGTTTTTGAGTAATGGAACAGAACTGTTGCAGCCGTTGTTGCATATTGTAAATTACTACCATCTCTAGTAAACAAAAGGCCACCTGAATAACCAAAACTATAGTCAAACATAACTATAAAAACTAACACCAAccaaaaaatatagtaataaacAAACCAATTTTTTGGTTATCTAGATAACCAGGGATTACCAGGAGTTGGTTTAATTTTTTGAGAGCTACTTCCTGGCATCAATGCACAGACGAATGACTCAACATCGTTCTTAAATTTTCCCAACTCATTCTTCCCGTTGTAGAACTCCTTAAAGAGAATAAATAAAGGAGAAGTACTGATTAAATTCAAACTAAATTTTCTTGTTATAGAATTTTAacgaaaatgatttatatataggAGCATATACTAACTGATGCGAGTAGAGCCTGTGCTCCGGCGAATTTATTGTCCCAGCTGAATTCATTCACGGCTTGGCTCCAACCTTGATTGCTTATGACATAACTTAGGTATTTATTTTCTCCTGTTGCTTTGTATAGCCAAGCCGCAGCCCATAATAACTCGTCCTTTTTACcacaaaataatttgaaaataaagtaTATTGTTATCtcaatacaaaacaaaattcatttatATTACATGTACGTATTCGTTTGGTCTATTTAGTGATAGGGTTGAGCCATTTATTCAATCATGTGTACCGGTCTAGTTCGGTTTAATTACATTGTAGCCTGAGTGTGAGCAGTAGAAAGGGCAAGATGCTTGATATGAACCTCTGTGCTGATCAGCAAATTCAAATAGCTGCAGAAAATATATAAAGCTTATGTTAAACCAAATAACTAAGCATATACAGGACCTCATGGTTGAATTTTAGCTTCATAAGGTATTTTGGAATTTAATTGTATTTATAGTATACTAACGGATTTTGCATGGCTTAGAAGCTTGGATGAATATTTAGAGTCGAACGATTTGAAAACAAGTGAGGTGGAGGCAAGAGCTGCTGCGGCTTCAGCGGCGACTTCAGATCCGGGGGAAGAGGACGATATCTTGTATAGAGTTCTGGGTGTGTCCATATCTTCTGGCCTCTCCCAACAAGCATGATCTGCGTTCCCATCTCCTACCTTTAATAGCcaatataaaaacaattaataagaaACTAATTCAGTTTTGATATTGGCATACGAATCCCACTCAGGGTAGGGGTGtacaattcaatttagttttcaTAAAAAATCTAGTGaaagttacaaaaatattatatatttatatataagaaaatttataaacttgAGATTGCAACCGTCCATACTTTTTTAACGGCCGTCATACTAATTGAGTATTAGCATAATGCGAAATATTAATCTATGATTTTTCTCAGACCGGTAGGCATTTTTAACCAGAACATACCAAATGTCTTGGTTCGGCTGGTTAAGATATGATTACTTTTGATTCTGAACAATAAAAATGGATTGTACCTGTGTATATAGTGTGGTGGGAGAAGTATGAGCCCGGATGATAAAATTGGCTCCCCATTTAATAGAAGACCGGAGATAACCGAGTTGGTGTACAGAAGAAATCTCTTTTT
It encodes the following:
- the LOC108851635 gene encoding probable WRKY transcription factor 29, producing the protein MLPKRHSLVKEKNKIKEEIKSRRGKSDMGEVAYMDEGDLEAIVRGYSGSGESSGGFCLPFETASFYEPEIETTGLDELGEFYKPFYPFSSQTILTSSVSVPEDSRSLQDDKKQRTHGCLLSNGSRVDHIRITESKSKKSKKNQQKRVVEQVKEENLLSDAWAWRKYGQKPIKGSPYPRSYYRCSSSKGCLARKQVERNPQNQEKFTITYTNEHNHELPTRRNSLAGSTRAKSSQPKPSLTKKTGKQVVSSPTSNPMITSTDESSVAVQDMGISEMSPYQATEVIEGMNTSLPSDLLSGIGNFPSFTGDFDELLNSQEFLNGYLWNY
- the LOC108853035 gene encoding endoglucanase 20-like, whose protein sequence is MGKLLLVMLVGLVMAFQSSGTLDYGHALNKSILFFEGQRSGKLPATQRVNWRADSALTDGSPDNVNLIGGYYDAGDNVKFVWPMSFTTTLLSWAAIEYQKEISSVHQLGYLRSSIKWGANFIIRAHTSPTTLYTQVGDGNADHACWERPEDMDTPRTLYKISSSSPGSEVAAEAAAALASTSLVFKSFDSKYSSKLLSHAKSLFEFADQHRGSYQASCPFYCSHSGYNDELLWAAAWLYKATGENKYLSYVISNQGWSQAVNEFSWDNKFAGAQALLASEFYNGKNELGKFKNDVESFVCALMPGSSSQKIKPTPGGLLFTRDGSNLQYATTAATVLFHYSKTLTRARVSSIQCGSTKFTVSQIHDFAKSQVDYILGNNPKKMSYMVGFGNKCPTQPHHRASSLPSIKSKPDKIDCKGGYSYYNIDQPNPNMHTGAIVGGPDSSDHYSDKKTDYSHAEPTTYINAAFIGPVAALICQKSN